The window CTCGAGAGCGACAAACAGAATTGGCCTGGTTGTCTGCTGCTGCCTGCTGCCTTGTACGATGGTGGTGATTGGTGGAAAGTGAGAGGCTGTGGAAGGGGAGAGAATTCCTTATTTGACCCTTTCTTAAAATATACTTCCCTTTTTGGCCCTACAAAATTATTTCTTCCCTTTTTGACACCTAAACTTCATTTTATTCCCTTAATGACATTTCCATCACTTTTGGCCACTAACACAGTCAGGTGCAACCCAAAAAGTCTTTCTTACCCCTGCTTTAGCTCACaggcaagaagaagaagaaaccacATGACCGAACTTCTCTCCCTATTTCCCACCCCGGGTCGATGCTGCTGCTGCTCATGGCGGGCCGGAGGGTGACGGATCGTCGACCTCGGCATCCATGGAACGGCGTGTGCCCATGAGCGCGTTCCAGTGCTGCTCGCCGGCCGCGGTCGTTTTTGTTGGTGTTAAACATGACAGTAGCATCCCATACATGTGCGTGTATGTATGTGTCCGTATAGGACTGGTGTCACTACATCACGGTAGCTAAAAGAAGGCATAGGAGTTGTGTAGTGTGCAACTCGCCGGGCTACGTAGCTAGCTGTGCTAGCTTTGATCGATCAAAACGGATGGAGCCAGCCAGGCTTAGGTAAGTGTGACTGCTGCGACGCCAGTGGTTGGCAGCCGTGGCGTTGGCATCTGCAGCCGTGACTCCCGGCCGCTCTCGTCGTCCTCGTTTGCGTGCCATGCGCGTGGTGTATAGCCTACTTGTTTGGAGGATTTGTTATGTGTACTGTAGTTTTAAAAGTGTGTTAGTTAGAAGATTTAGGAGTATGTGTCAGAGTACTTTGAACGTGATAAATTGTACTTATCATAGATATGATAATGTAAGTCGTGCAGATGTTTTCTACATCTTTTGTACGCACGGATCAGTTTAGCTAAGGGAATTTTTTTATTGAAGTGCATATATGCAAAACGTTAGTGAACATATTTCATAAAATCAGTGATTGCTTTTTTACTTACATATCCTGGACAGTCACATAGTGCACTAGGGGCAAAAAGGTCTTTTCACCTCACACTTCACGTTGTTAGTGGCTAAAGGAGACGGAAATGTCATTGAGGGAACAAAATAAAGTTTAAGTGTCAAAAAGGTAAGGAAATTTAATTTTGGGCCAAAAAGGGAAGCATATTTAAGAAAGGGCCAAATAAGGAATTCTCTCGTGGAAGGGACATGGGGATCCATGTAAAACAATTCGTGGGAGGGGTGCCGAGGAGTTGCTGACCTTAGAATAAAGATTAGTCAAAGTTAATCGATTGGTTGGAGAGGTGGTTTTTGATCTGCTTCGAGGAGAGACATTCAAGCACTCACCAGATGAGTTCACCAAAATTTTGAATGTAATTTGGCCAAAGCGAAGAGAACAAAGAGGAAAAAGAGCCAAAATAGAGCACTACTGTCGCTAGACTAGACTAGATGGCAATGTTATGTAAGTTTCAAAATATTACTGGTTAGTATCATGGGCCAAGCACTCGTTTCTGTAACACGCTGATTAATTTCTGAAGTGCAAGTGATGAGACTAGTTAAACCATTTCAATGTCATGCAGAGAATTTCGTCAGTTGATTACTTGATTAGTAATAACACTATTAGCCCCGTCCAGTCTTGGTACATCATGTGCTTGGTTACTTTGGCCATTGGAAGTCATTTTAATGTGACATAGTTTTCTGCAATATCTAGTCTGCAGTTCTTTAAGGAGGTGAGTGTAAAATAACTATTTCTTCAACTTTCTTTTAATCAAGACTACTATGTTTGACAGGGCATATTGATCATTCTGCGAGAGTTATGAAAATAATAACATGGAATAGATCCTTCAGAAGCATGCAAAATGGTGATGATGGGAAGGATGAATTTGAAAATGATGAAGAGGAGACGCTGGCAACTGTCATAGACAAAATTTTAGCCTGGGAGAAAAAGCTGTATGACGAAGTGAAGGTGACGTTTTTTTGATTATTACTAATTTGAACTTCTATGTTCTGAAGTAGTTTTTAATTAAGTTTATGATGATTTACTGAAACAACCAATGTTGGCTAAGATGATTCTTCTAGCCTTCTTTCTGAAGTACAAAAGAGTTGTAGAGACAAAAAATCTGCCAGCTTATACATCAAATAATACCTATCAATCCACATCAACCACATGCAGAATTCTGTCTGGTCACGTCCCCAGAAGTATTCGGTAATTTTTCTTGAGGAAAGCTATTCTGATTTGTATGCTCTTTATTAGGGTAGAAAAGATATTGATGGGTGGCATATGCCTCACATGTCATATATTTATTCTACGTGCTCCCACTTACATGGTGATTGCGATGGCACCGAGCATGCTGCATCTCTTCCATTCTCCACCCCCTCGCCCCATGCTGTGTCATGCCATGCATCCCCTCCCCGGTTTCTTTATCATGGTGGTGGTAGAGCTCGAAGCCATTTCCAAGACGTGGCCCCTCCAAATAAGACACCATATCTGTGATTGTTGTCGATGAATAAGATGTGCGCGAGCGAAGCAGATATCCAGAACCTGGACTTGGACATTTTGTGGATGGAGAATTGTGTTTTCTGTAGTGCAACTGGTCATTTCACCAGATCATTCATTTTGCCTCTGTAAGGTCGCTAGCTTCCAAGTTTGAGGCCCACCAGTAAGAGAGGTTTTTTGATGATGAATCGATGAGAGGAGTATAGAAGACAAGCCCTAACTGTGGAGCCAGATTCTCATTTCACATATCTGTGGGACCCACATGCGGGTTCTGTTAGGGACAACACAGTGAAATAGGCCTTGATGCAATGTGCATAATTTCAGGTTCAACCTGGTGTTAAGTGGGTATTGTTGCAAATCCGGGTGTAATGCAACACACATGGCGTTCCCCCTAGTCCCCTAGTGTTACATGCATATTTTTTTTGCTGCAATGGTTATTTTGTTAGGACAAGCCTATATTTTTTGAAACATATTGTTGTGATTAGCCGAGTTTTTTTTTGTATTAACTGTGTTTGATTACGACATGGAGCAGGCGAAGTTGATGGATATACCtagttttttctgtcatggagcTTTTGTTTGAACTAGCATAGAAGCACCTCACAACTGTGGTAGGAGTAGTTAGTCTACATGTTTTAAGACAATAAAGCTGGCAATATCCAGCAGTTGGTATGTCCTGTGAGAAATCTTTTCTGAATGAAAACAAGCCTGAACTGCGAAGTCAGCTAAAGATCAATAGCATACTGCACCAGTTCATGTTGTCCGTTTAGTTCTCAATTTTCACCTGCTACCCTCTAATACAGCTTATATGTCTCAATTGCACAGGCTGGTGAGATTATGAAGCTTGAGTATCAGCGGAAGGTTGCTTTGTTAAATAGACAAAAGAGAAACAATGCTGCTGTTGAGGTTCTGGAGAAAACTAAAGCTGCTGTTACCCATTTGCAtacaagatacatagttgataTGCAATCAATGGATTCAACTGTCTCAGAGATTCAGCATCTCCGTGATAATCAACTTTATCCAAAACTTCTGGACCTTGCTGATAGGTAATTTAGATGCATAATGCTTTTTTTTTTTGTCGTGCATCAGATTGCCACTGCTTTTCTCATTAACTTGCCTTTAGATTTAATTCATTTCTGGTCAGTGTGCATGATGAGACTAGGACATATGGTGAAAACGACGGAGTAGCATAAACATAGTTACGGATATTTGAAATATTATCATTTAAGCATGTAATAGTTATTCTTTGTCAGTTGTATGGCAAAAATGAAATTATACTCCTCAAATCGATTTGTTATTAGGCTGCTGTTCGTGTGCATCTCGCTTTTCCTTTTGTAACTATATGCATGTTATTATACTTTTGTCATGGGTGCGTGGCTTCGGATTTATTGGCAATGCAAAGTAGCAAATTTAACTAAAATATGTAATGGTTTCCTTGGTTTTCCGTATGGTGAAAGAGAGACTTATATTTGTCAGACCAATTTGTGATTAACATTTTGCGTGCATTATGTTCCTGCATGATTCGATTACAATAATAACTCATCAGGCTGGTACTGGCTGTTCCTCTCCCAATTAACCTCTTGTTTTACCTTCCGTCTGCCAATGACATGCTCATGCATCCCAGTACGCCTAGTGGCCTTTTCCTGGATCAGTTTCTTTAGAGACATGACACATGTAAGTGAGTTGTGTACAAATAATGTGCTGGAAACTGGTCGGACTCCTACATCGGGGCAGGACATGATCGACCAACATAAATCTGAACGGTTTGTATTGCCTTTGTTCAACGGATTAGATTTACTTAATCATGGTGGCTCGAAAGGACCCTCTAGTTAGTATATATAGATAGCCTTTTCCAGTTCAGTAGCTACAGTCAGTTACGTATAATTGAGCTTTGGCCAGTGCATCAACAATATTTTCCAATTTAGCATGGTTATAATATTTTTCATCGCAACTACTTCTGTTTAGTTTAATTACTTGTAATAAGCCAAATAACATGGCTGCTAAACTTTACAAGCTTCATTTGGTGCTCTCTTTTCAGGCTGGCAAAAATGTGGGAAGATATGCACATGCATCATGCAAACCAGCTGAAAACTGTGTTGGATCTCAAGTCGGTTGACATTTCTGATTCCAGCATTGAAACAAGTGCGCATCACCACAGCCACACGCGTCAGCTGCATGATATTGTAGACAAGTGGAACACAAACTTCAGTGATCTCATGAGCTATCAGAAGGAGTACATAAATGCTCTCTACAGCTGGTTGAAATTGAACCTTATACCTATAGAGAGCAGCTTAAAGGAGAAAGTAGCATCGCCACCAAGGGTGCAGCAACCTCCTGTGAAGGCTCTCCTCCAAGCATGGAATGAGCAACTAGCCAAGCTGCCGGATGATCTTGCCAGGCATGCCATCGTTAGCTTCCGGGCGGTCCTGGAAACCATACTAGGTGTTCAAGACGAGGAGCTGAAGAAGAAAGAGGCTTGTGAACAAATCCACAAGGAATACGTGCGGAAGGCTCGGGCATTCGAGGAGTGGTATCACAAGCATGGGCAGCGCAGGACATTTGATGACCCGGAGAGCGGCGAGGGGACAAGCCAGAAGGATGCGATCTCGGAGAAGAGATTCGCCGTGGAAAGCTTGAAAAGCAAGCTGGATAACGAGGTCGAGGCCCATAACAAGCTGTCGAAGCAAGTGCGGGAGAAATCCCTTTCGATCCTGAGAGCGCACCTGCCGGAGCTGTTCCGTGCCCTGACCGACTTCTCCCATGCTACTGCCGATATGCACTCGAAGCTGAGACTGAATGCACTCATGCAGGACCAAGGTAGTGGTAACAACTAGATCAAGAACATGTACAGGAGTTGTTAGGGTGCTAGCTAGAACCCCCGTCAGAATATTGTAATGCTTGTATTGTCTCTAGCCTTTTTTGCGGTATGTGTAGTAGTATGTCTTGAGATGTGGACAGTTAGGCACTGTAGCCGTTTTGTTATTCATTTGGATCCTCGTGGGAAATTATGAAAGAAGTCCACATAACCCCCCGGGGTTTCATGAACTGGCCAGTTTACCCCCTAAACTAAAAAACAGGGTACTTAACCCCCTCATCTTTCTAAAACCAGATAAAGCACCCCCTAACCTTGATTAAAGTGGTTTTACAGGCGGTTTTGCTTATGTGGCCAGGCTGGGGAAAGGAATACGAACTGAGGTGCATGTCCCTCCCTGACGCACGAGCAAGAAGGCGCCATCCTTGTCGTCGCTGTCTTCGTTGGCCTGCTGggcaggggccggccggcctatGGAGGAAGGAGAAGACGAAGCCGGATCCAGGGCACAGCGTGGAGTAGACGGAGTTGGCCTCGGCGTGATGCGGCCGAGGTGGAGGCGCTCAGCGACGGCTTTGTGCAGTCTGGATACCGATGCGATCAATGACGATGAGCGCCGAGTCCGCCACCCGCACGGCAGCGGAGACCTTGGAGcatttttttttaaagaaaaggtgCCGGCCGAGCTCGAGAAGAGCTTGAACCTAGTCCGACTTTGAATTAACAAATCCATCAACCGGCCAGAATATAAGGGCACCACATTACAAAGGGGATGAATGCAAAGCAAAGCGGAAAGAAGATACAAGGTGCTAGGCAGAACAACACAATGGCAACAACCGGAGCCAAGCACACAGCACCGTTGCCGACGACCAGCACTACGCCTACACCAACTAGCCAACTGGGAGCCCGAGAGGAGGGACACCCCGTGCAAGCATCGAGCACCGGCTGCATCCACGACCAAACTTGGGCAACACTTGAGATGTCTCCATCATCGCAAAGGGCCACTACCCTTTCACCCAGGTTCGATGGGTGCCGCACCGGCGACCGGCAGAGTGGCTACCACAAAACCCATCTCAAGGTGACCGAGCTGCCATAGGAGAAGCAGACAACGCTAACCACGAGCAACGGAAGCCCATCCAGACGAGAACCAGAGCCGGCAGAGGCAGCACGAAGCACAGGACGCGAGCTGTCGGACGAAGACGCGCCACCATGAAGAAGACCGAAGAAGGTTCACCACGCAAGGGCGAGCCCGAGCAGGATGAAGTAGGAATATCAGGCCGCCGTGCTTCGGAACCGGGACACCGGCCACTCCACCACCAAGAGCCAATCCCGACCGCCACCTTCAAGAAGGAGCACGCTACCGAGGTGCCGTTGACGCCCAGACCAGGGGAGAGCCGGCTTTCGCCGGAGCTCAAGAGCTCAAGGGGTAGGCGGGAGGGGGAGGGTCCACCCCAAAGCCTCCAGGGAGGGGATCGGCGCCAAAGACGTCGACTTTGGGGCAGCCGCCGCGCCGGCCAGGGGTTTCCCCCGGAACCACACCCAAACGCCAGATCCGGCCGCCCGGCAGCACAAGGCGACGGACTCCGCCGCCAGGGGCCACCGCCGGCGCAGATCGGAGCAGATCGGGCCGGGACCGAAGCTTCTTCAAGGGACCCGACAGACTGCGAGGAGCCGCCGCTGCGCCGTCGACCGCGCCCTCCATGCTGCCCGCGCAGCCGTGGGAAGCCACCCACCAGCACCCgtcggcgccgcccgccgcccagGCCGCGCCGCGCGCCACcggccggagccgccgccccgggaGCCACAGCCCTCCATCCGAGGAGGAGGCGCTGaatccccgccgccaccgtcatcAGGGCCACGCGCCGGCGCCGAGCGCCCCTCTGATAGcggcggagaggaggagggagggggagagctCGGAGGCGGCGCTAGGGTTGCCCCCGAGTCGCCTCAGAGGAGACGAcgcgggaggggggggggggcgcttgGAGCATATGTCTATCCAGCTCCAGGCCATGGAGCACGACCGCTGCCGCGTCTAGTGGCCGGCGTGACAGACACGAACACACTCCATGCATCACCCGTTGTCTATGCACGCGTGCTCTAATTTTCACTCGATGGATAGGATGCACGCGTCCATGCACGCACGTACAGAAGAATAAATAAGTTAGCTCCCTACTACTAGCACCATCAACAGATAAAGACGCAAGCACGTAAGGAATGCCATGTCGCCGATTCAAGGAGCTTCATCTGCTACCCGGGGGTGATTTGGCCGGTTTCACAAAGTTTGGGGGGCTAGACACCCGGTATTATAGTTGAGGGGGTTAAGTAATCGATTGTTGAAAACCCAGGGGGGCATGTGGACTTCTTTCGGGAAATTATTCTTTAGATCGGAAGGGCATCGCCTGGGGGTTGTTTTATTTGCTGAACAAATCCAAGAATGGCAGAGGGCTGGCGGGAAGACACGTCCGGCAGCTCGTCGACGCCCCACCAAACCAAAGCCCTATCCGATTGTACTGACCGGAGCGAAACCCCGGGGCTCCCCGATCCTTCCGTTGCCGCGGT is drawn from Aegilops tauschii subsp. strangulata cultivar AL8/78 chromosome 1, Aet v6.0, whole genome shotgun sequence and contains these coding sequences:
- the LOC109734485 gene encoding protein ROLLING AND ERECT LEAF 2, with amino-acid sequence MGCAQSRIENEEAVARCKERRQHMKAAVAARNAFAAAHSAYAFSLRDTGAALSEFAHGEGVPPPPPPPAAELSKAGRLSAGGTGAPKSGVAAATSADTAVEEVMPPPPPLDSLPPPPPPLPEFSPSPAKIHRSMSMPMAPKAVAGGRGPAMLHSDSIREEDDEADMEEEEDEEDDARLDDRRRRLRHRQQAPPVSPPPPETPVTPQPPPPPPPPPPPPPLDPKTGVDTWDYFFSMEEGMASIATEDEEIIPEPEDEKYVPASPPRPPSSPPPQAVVPPREEYEEEEPRTPEMVTPPPSLPPKAPGQSKKKKGKGKGKGKNKSVHHQHTESAPPVTVVGGWGKAGKVVPAEVPRVDLLQVLAEIDDRFLKASESAGEVSKALEANRMHYHSNFADTRGHIDHSARVMKIITWNRSFRSMQNGDDGKDEFENDEEETLATVIDKILAWEKKLYDEVKAGEIMKLEYQRKVALLNRQKRNNAAVEVLEKTKAAVTHLHTRYIVDMQSMDSTVSEIQHLRDNQLYPKLLDLADRLAKMWEDMHMHHANQLKTVLDLKSVDISDSSIETSAHHHSHTRQLHDIVDKWNTNFSDLMSYQKEYINALYSWLKLNLIPIESSLKEKVASPPRVQQPPVKALLQAWNEQLAKLPDDLARHAIVSFRAVLETILGVQDEELKKKEACEQIHKEYVRKARAFEEWYHKHGQRRTFDDPESGEGTSQKDAISEKRFAVESLKSKLDNEVEAHNKLSKQVREKSLSILRAHLPELFRALTDFSHATADMHSKLRLNALMQDQGSGNN